A window of Dromiciops gliroides isolate mDroGli1 chromosome X, mDroGli1.pri, whole genome shotgun sequence contains these coding sequences:
- the VAMP7 gene encoding vesicle-associated membrane protein 7 isoform X1, with the protein MAILFAVVARGTTILAKHAWCGGNFLEVTEQILAKIPSENNKLTYSHGNYLFHYICQDRIVYLCITDDDFERSRAFSFLNEIKKRFQTTYGSRAQTALPYAMNSEFSSVLAAQLKHHSENKQVDKVVETQAQVDELKGIMVRNIDLVAQRGERLELLIDKTEHLVDSYSDGSGDVPSTSADSSASVPTQPIQLLSMFSHKLAKSSPPNVLRASHCKEAATGGTQTVQLLALTI; encoded by the exons ATGGCAATCCTTTTCGCAGTTGTTGCCAGAGGCACAACCATCCTTGCCAAACATGCCTGGTGTGGCGGAAATTTCCTGGAGGTGACAGAGCAGATTCTGGCTAAAATACCCTCTGAAAATAACAAACTCACTTATTCACATGGAAA TTACCTATTTCACTACATCTGCCAAGACAGGATCGTGTATCTTTGTATCACAGATGAT GACTTTGAACGTTCCAGAGCCTTCAGTTTTCTGAATGAAATCAAGAAGAGGTTTCAGACTACATACGGCTCCAGAGCCCAAACAGCCCTTCCCTATGCCATGAACAGTGAGTTCTCCAGTGTTCTGGCTGCACAGCTG AAACATCACTCTGAGAACAAACAAGTGGACAAAGTGGTGGAGACTCAAGCCCAAGTGGATGAACTAAAAGGAATCATGGTCCGGAACATTG aTCTAGTGGCCCAACGAGGAGAAAGACTGGAGTTACTGATAGATAAAACAGAACATCTGGTAGATTCA TACTCAGATGGATCTGGGGATgttccctccaccagtgcagattCCAGTGCATCCGTGCCTACCCAGCCTATTCAACTGctgtccatgttctcccataagCTTGCCAAAAGCAGTCCTCCCAACGTGCTGAGAGCCTCACATTGCAAAGAAGCTGCTACAGGTGGAACACAGACTGTCCAGCTGTTAGCCCTCACCATATGA
- the VAMP7 gene encoding vesicle-associated membrane protein 7 isoform X2 codes for MAILFAVVARGTTILAKHAWCGGNFLEVTEQILAKIPSENNKLTYSHGNYLFHYICQDRIVYLCITDDDFERSRAFSFLNEIKKRFQTTYGSRAQTALPYAMNSEFSSVLAAQLKHHSENKQVDKVVETQAQVDELKGIMVRNIDLVAQRGERLELLIDKTEHLVDSSVTFKTTSRNLARAMCMKNLKLTVIIIIAAMIFIYIVVSVACGGLTWPSCVAK; via the exons ATGGCAATCCTTTTCGCAGTTGTTGCCAGAGGCACAACCATCCTTGCCAAACATGCCTGGTGTGGCGGAAATTTCCTGGAGGTGACAGAGCAGATTCTGGCTAAAATACCCTCTGAAAATAACAAACTCACTTATTCACATGGAAA TTACCTATTTCACTACATCTGCCAAGACAGGATCGTGTATCTTTGTATCACAGATGAT GACTTTGAACGTTCCAGAGCCTTCAGTTTTCTGAATGAAATCAAGAAGAGGTTTCAGACTACATACGGCTCCAGAGCCCAAACAGCCCTTCCCTATGCCATGAACAGTGAGTTCTCCAGTGTTCTGGCTGCACAGCTG AAACATCACTCTGAGAACAAACAAGTGGACAAAGTGGTGGAGACTCAAGCCCAAGTGGATGAACTAAAAGGAATCATGGTCCGGAACATTG aTCTAGTGGCCCAACGAGGAGAAAGACTGGAGTTACTGATAGATAAAACAGAACATCTGGTAGATTCA TCAGTCACCTTCAAAACTACTAGCAGGAACCTTGCCAGAGCCATGTGTATGAAGAACCTGAAACTcaccgtcatcatcatcattgcagCAATG ATCTTCATCTACATCGTCGTCTCAGTGGCCTGTGGTGGGCTTACCTGGCCAAGTTGTGTGGCGAAATAA